The Mercurialis annua linkage group LG8, ddMerAnnu1.2, whole genome shotgun sequence genome window below encodes:
- the LOC126661015 gene encoding calmodulin-binding protein 60 D-like isoform X1, translating into MILGTGMFAKMWDVTVEHARTCVLDKRLYLHFAPSSQQKSGVVFNVVGQLTGLLSDCQYVPIDKLAEPEKVGLLGMGRTFQRDLNRIAEVADTSSSEGLIYVLTANALVRNDTALDVARIKEHTTVVRAIELSFRMWTDQIQETINCKKHGDAAF; encoded by the exons ATG ATTCTTGGGACAGGCATGTTTGCCAAAATGTGGGACGTTACGGTAGAGCATGCTCGGACATGTGTACTTGATAAGAGACTATACTTGCATTTTGCTCCCAGTTCTCAACAAAAAAGTGGAGTGGTCTTTAATGTCGTGGGACAACTAACCGGACTACTCTCAGACTGCCAATATGTTCCTATTGATAAGCTGGCGGAACCTGAAAAG GTTGGGTTGTTGGGCATGGGAAGGACTTTTCAAAGAGACCTCAATCGAATTGCAGAAGTTGCAGATACATCCTCATCAGAGGGTTTGATCTATGTTCTGACAG CAAATGCTCTTGTGAGAAATGATACTGCACTTGATGTTGCTAGAATAAAGGAACATACCACTGTTGTTCGTGCTATTGAG TTGTCCTTCCGAATGTGGACAGATCAAATACAGGAAACAATTAACTGTAAGAAACACGGAGATGCTGCATTTTGA
- the LOC126661015 gene encoding calmodulin-binding protein 60 D-like isoform X2: protein MFAKMWDVTVEHARTCVLDKRLYLHFAPSSQQKSGVVFNVVGQLTGLLSDCQYVPIDKLAEPEKVGLLGMGRTFQRDLNRIAEVADTSSSEGLIYVLTANALVRNDTALDVARIKEHTTVVRAIELSFRMWTDQIQETINCKKHGDAAF, encoded by the exons ATGTTTGCCAAAATGTGGGACGTTACGGTAGAGCATGCTCGGACATGTGTACTTGATAAGAGACTATACTTGCATTTTGCTCCCAGTTCTCAACAAAAAAGTGGAGTGGTCTTTAATGTCGTGGGACAACTAACCGGACTACTCTCAGACTGCCAATATGTTCCTATTGATAAGCTGGCGGAACCTGAAAAG GTTGGGTTGTTGGGCATGGGAAGGACTTTTCAAAGAGACCTCAATCGAATTGCAGAAGTTGCAGATACATCCTCATCAGAGGGTTTGATCTATGTTCTGACAG CAAATGCTCTTGTGAGAAATGATACTGCACTTGATGTTGCTAGAATAAAGGAACATACCACTGTTGTTCGTGCTATTGAG TTGTCCTTCCGAATGTGGACAGATCAAATACAGGAAACAATTAACTGTAAGAAACACGGAGATGCTGCATTTTGA
- the LOC126660901 gene encoding growth-regulating factor 6-like, which yields MVVLKRHGCQKYYERHMNRDRHRSRKHVEGQSGHSAAATTTTNTKSTPNATLCSVSSSMVGLKGSGASNNVTIAQNQQQQLKNLQPDGLFNLFAATPLNRMFFSKNNLGERLQDSSSLKLNFKRQFKKYGDDEIPIGELLEKLMRDANRTEINWLPEICYRDGQHQGFLMKL from the exons ATGGTGGTGCTCAAGAGACACGGTTGTCAGAAGTACTATGAGCGGCATATGAACAGAGACCGTCATCGTTCAAGAAAGCATGTGGAAGGCCAATCTGGCCATTCTGCTGCTGCTACAACTACAACCAATACAAAGTCGACACCAAATGCTACATTATGCTCCGTGTCATCATCAATGGTGGGGCTCAAGGGCAGCGGTGCATCCAACAATGTCACCATTGCCCAAAATCAGCAACAACAGCTTAAGAACTTGCAGCCAGATGGCTTGTTTAATCTTTTTGCAGCGACTCCCCTTAACAG AATGTTCTTTAGTAAAAACAATTTGGGTGAAAGACTGCAAGATTCATCCA GTTTGAAACTGAATTTCAAGCGGCAGTTCAAAAAATATGGTGATGACGAAATACCCATTGGAGAGTTGCTTGAAAAACTGATGAGAGACGCTAATAGAACTGAGATAAACTGGTTGCCTGAAATTTGTTATCGAGACGGGCAGCATCAAGGTTTCTTGATGAAATTGTAA
- the LOC126660899 gene encoding uncharacterized protein LOC126660899 isoform X2: MKKIISSMVEFLCALHTKKNLVAVSFGIRNLVMVGGEVKFYKLRTELATEEGVKKDFVALRNFLNMHLFASSLVPPQMTEFLNLLRSNNIRSCQSWLPKHIALMGHIETIEFGRRFYEISNTFQGMGSYAEQAYKKAVARLGSNQNWTKKLKDPRCKALQDCFNGHRCRYKDTSPDDNIVNHEMIKCWRHTCTHMREKLKQGSHVIDAILMDIVIKGVRRPKATRGPKA, translated from the exons atgaaaaaaattatttcttctATGGTCGAGTTTTTATGTGCTTTGCACACTAAAAAGAATCTCGTCGCTGTCAGTTTTGGGATACGAAACTTGGTTATGGTGGGCGGTGAAGTAAAGTTTTATAAACTCAGAACTGAACTTGCAACTGAAGAAGGAGTGAAAAAAGATTTTGTAGCTCTCAGGAATTTTTTGAATATGCATCTCTTTGCATCGTCCCTTGTACCACCACAAATGACTGAATTTCTTAATCTGCTTAGATCCAACAATATTCg GAGTTGCCAGAGTTGGCTTCCAAAGCACATAGCTCTTATGGGCCATATAGAAACTATTGAGTTTGGCCGCAGGTTTTATGAGATAAGTAATACTTTCCAAGGCATGGGAAGTTATGCGGAACAAGCCTACAAAAAAGCAGTTGCTCGATTAGGGTCTAACCAGAATTGGACCAAAAAACTGAAAGATCCTCGATGTAAAGCTTTGCAGGACTGTTTTAATGGTCATAGATGTCGCTACAAAGATACATCTCCTGATGACAATATTGTGAACCATGAGATGATCAAATGTTGGAGGCATACCTGCACCCATATGAGAGAGAAACTGAAGCAG GGTTCACATGTTATTGATGCAATTCTTATGGACATAGTTATTAAAGGCGTTAGGCGACCCAAGGCGACGAGGGGTCCTAAAGCCTGA
- the LOC126660899 gene encoding uncharacterized protein LOC126660899 isoform X3 yields the protein MKKIISSMVEFLCALHTKKNLVAVSFGIRNLVMVGGEVKFYKLRTELATEEGVKKDFVALRNFLNMHLFASSLVPPQMTEFLNLLRSNNIRSCQSWLPKHIALMGHIETIEFGRRFYEISNTFQGMGSYAEQAYKKAVARLGSNQNWTKKLKDPRCKALQDCFNGHRCRYKDTSPDDNIVNHEMIKCWRHTCTHMREKLKQ from the exons atgaaaaaaattatttcttctATGGTCGAGTTTTTATGTGCTTTGCACACTAAAAAGAATCTCGTCGCTGTCAGTTTTGGGATACGAAACTTGGTTATGGTGGGCGGTGAAGTAAAGTTTTATAAACTCAGAACTGAACTTGCAACTGAAGAAGGAGTGAAAAAAGATTTTGTAGCTCTCAGGAATTTTTTGAATATGCATCTCTTTGCATCGTCCCTTGTACCACCACAAATGACTGAATTTCTTAATCTGCTTAGATCCAACAATATTCg GAGTTGCCAGAGTTGGCTTCCAAAGCACATAGCTCTTATGGGCCATATAGAAACTATTGAGTTTGGCCGCAGGTTTTATGAGATAAGTAATACTTTCCAAGGCATGGGAAGTTATGCGGAACAAGCCTACAAAAAAGCAGTTGCTCGATTAGGGTCTAACCAGAATTGGACCAAAAAACTGAAAGATCCTCGATGTAAAGCTTTGCAGGACTGTTTTAATGGTCATAGATGTCGCTACAAAGATACATCTCCTGATGACAATATTGTGAACCATGAGATGATCAAATGTTGGAGGCATACCTGCACCCATATGAGAGAGAAACTGAAGCAG TAA
- the LOC126660899 gene encoding uncharacterized protein LOC126660899 isoform X1: MKKIISSMVEFLCALHTKKNLVAVSFGIRNLVMVGGEVKFYKLRTELATEEGVKKDFVALRNFLNMHLFASSLVPPQMTEFLNLLRSNNIRSCQSWLPKHIALMGHIETIEFGRRFYEISNTFQGMGSYAEQAYKKAVARLGSNQNWTKKLKDPRCKALQDCFNGHRCRYKDTSPDDNIVNHEMIKCWRHTCTHMREKLKQGSHVIDAILMDVFGEKIAQFQVLLSQKCILHRFLNY, translated from the exons atgaaaaaaattatttcttctATGGTCGAGTTTTTATGTGCTTTGCACACTAAAAAGAATCTCGTCGCTGTCAGTTTTGGGATACGAAACTTGGTTATGGTGGGCGGTGAAGTAAAGTTTTATAAACTCAGAACTGAACTTGCAACTGAAGAAGGAGTGAAAAAAGATTTTGTAGCTCTCAGGAATTTTTTGAATATGCATCTCTTTGCATCGTCCCTTGTACCACCACAAATGACTGAATTTCTTAATCTGCTTAGATCCAACAATATTCg GAGTTGCCAGAGTTGGCTTCCAAAGCACATAGCTCTTATGGGCCATATAGAAACTATTGAGTTTGGCCGCAGGTTTTATGAGATAAGTAATACTTTCCAAGGCATGGGAAGTTATGCGGAACAAGCCTACAAAAAAGCAGTTGCTCGATTAGGGTCTAACCAGAATTGGACCAAAAAACTGAAAGATCCTCGATGTAAAGCTTTGCAGGACTGTTTTAATGGTCATAGATGTCGCTACAAAGATACATCTCCTGATGACAATATTGTGAACCATGAGATGATCAAATGTTGGAGGCATACCTGCACCCATATGAGAGAGAAACTGAAGCAG GGTTCACATGTTATTGATGCAATT CTTATGGATGTGTTTGGAGAGAAAATTGCTCAGTTTCAAGTATTGTTGTCTCAAAAATGTATTCTGCATCGCTTTCTGAACTATTGA